From Mycobacterium colombiense CECT 3035:
GGCGCCGGGCAGTTCGGTGATCGTGATGTCCAGCGGCGCCGCGCTGAACGGGTCGCCGCTGTCGGGCGGCTACGCGGGTGCGAAGGCGACCATCAGGTTCATCACCAGCTACGCCGGCGCCGAAGCGCAGCGCGCGGGCCTCGGGATCGGGTTCACCGCCGTGCTGCCGCGCTTGACGCCGGCCACCGCCCTCGGCGCGGCCGCCGTCGCCGCCTACGCCGAGCGCCAAGGTGTCGACGTCGACACCTTCGTGCAGGCCAGCGGGCCGGCGCTCACCGCCGAGCAGGTGGGCAAGTCGGTGCTCGAGATCGCCACCGGCGGCGCCACCGGCCAGGACGCCTACCTACTCACCGCCGCCGGCCTCTCACCGCTGGCCTGAACATCCGGGACCGAAAGGCAGACAGCGATGAACACACCGCCGATCGTCTCCGCCCGACAGTGGGCGGGCGCGCACCAGCAACTGCTGGCAAAGGAGAAGGAACTGACCCGGGCCCACGACGCGCTCGCGGCCCTGCGACGCCGGATGCCGTGGACGGCCGTGGACAAGCGGTACGAGTTCGACGGACCCGACGGCAGGGTCGACCTGCTGGGCCTGTTCCAGGGCAGGCGCCAGCTCGTCGTCTACCGCGCCTTCTACGGACCCGACGTCGACGGTTGGCCCGACCACGCGTGCCGGGGCTGCTCGATGATGGCCGATCACGTCGGCAACCTGGCCCACCTGAACGCCCGCGACACCACGCTGGTGTTTGCGTCGCGCGCGCCGCAGGCCGACATCGAGCGTCTCAAGGCGCGGATGGACTGGAAGATGCCGTGGTACACGATCACCGACGACTTCGACGCCGATTTCGGGGTGGGCGAATGGCACGGCACCAACGCCTTCATCCACGACGGTGACCGGGTGTTGCGCACCTACTTCATCAACAACCGCGGCGACGAGGCGCTCGGCACCACGTGGAGCTTCCTGGACATGACGGCGTTGGGCCGCCAGGAAAGCTGGGAGGACTCCCCGCCGGGCTACCCGCAGACCGCTCCCTACGAGTGGTGGGACTGGCACGACGCGTACGGCGAGCACGCGCCGTCGCGCTGGTTCGGTGAGCCCGACCCGAACGATCCCGACGACCAACGGCCGCCGCGCGAGAAGTAAAGGGGGTCAGCCGAATTGGACTTCAATGGGGCCGGAAAACACGAATGCGCGGTAGCCGTCGGGCGGCTACTCGCGCATTATTCTCAGGGCGACCGGAATTCGTCAGAGAATTCGGTGGTGTGCCCTGTCGACCTGGTACCCGGCCGGGAACGACTTCTCGATGACCTGCAGGTGGTGGTCCACCCTGGACTCCAGCTCGAGAACCACACAGCTATCGCCGAGCGCTTTTGATTCGAGAACTATGTACCGCTGACCACAATCGGTGATCGGGTCGCCCGAGTGCAATTTCTCGACCGGCACCGACTCCGGAGTTGCATCTGCCTCCATCCATGACACGTTAGGTCAATTCCGTGGGGGAGGGAATAGACCGGCTGTCAGGCGCCGGCGGGCCGCTGCTTGAAGAACACGCTGACGTGAGAGATCAATCCGTCGTCGTCTCGCTCGAACAGGATGCATTCGGGCCACGTGGTCGCGACGCCGTCGACGTCGAATGTCTCGGACAGTTCGGCGTACGACACCCGGCTGTCCACGTGCGAGACCCGCCGCACGTGCAACCGATGACCCTCCAGCGCGGTGCACGCCTTACGCAGGAAGGCGATATAGCGCGCCTTGCCCTCGACCGCGTCGCAGAACGGTCCCTCCCGGGTCAGGCCTTCCTCGGCGATGGTGTCGGCCAGGCCGTCCCAGTCGTGAGCGGCCAGGCATTCCAGG
This genomic window contains:
- a CDS encoding DUF899 domain-containing protein, coding for MNTPPIVSARQWAGAHQQLLAKEKELTRAHDALAALRRRMPWTAVDKRYEFDGPDGRVDLLGLFQGRRQLVVYRAFYGPDVDGWPDHACRGCSMMADHVGNLAHLNARDTTLVFASRAPQADIERLKARMDWKMPWYTITDDFDADFGVGEWHGTNAFIHDGDRVLRTYFINNRGDEALGTTWSFLDMTALGRQESWEDSPPGYPQTAPYEWWDWHDAYGEHAPSRWFGEPDPNDPDDQRPPREK
- a CDS encoding nuclear transport factor 2 family protein — protein: MGDAAEGQVVERYLECLAAHDWDGLADTIAEEGLTREGPFCDAVEGKARYIAFLRKACTALEGHRLHVRRVSHVDSRVSYAELSETFDVDGVATTWPECILFERDDDGLISHVSVFFKQRPAGA